The Anastrepha ludens isolate Willacy chromosome 2, idAnaLude1.1, whole genome shotgun sequence genome contains a region encoding:
- the LOC128854889 gene encoding cytochrome P450 CYP12A2-like, producing MLSHYLMPMMGRSLRATSLRRYAAAVPQPQLSEKAIASDNLENARPFSEMPGPSKYELIRGFMPGGEYSKQGFVEAIGNMQKKYGDIFYFPAIFGRPKMVIDLNPADYPIIFRNEGIWPERRGFETFAYHRNVHRADFFQGINGLISTAGEDWAKIRTAVNPIMMQPKNARLYLNTILEINDEFLERIRDTRDPDTLEVPGDFHDDMNRLTLEGVVGVALNTRLGMIHKNRDSAECKLLLKSIRNFFDYSEDLEIKPSFWKIVKTPKFYKLMDTLDTLTDLCNTYIDQALRQIESDKDGKLTSEGGKEKSVLEKLLRIDRRIAVVMALDMMMAGVDTTSSTLAGILLCIAKNPDKQAKLFEELKRILPNKDSQLSIENMQNLPYLRACIKEGIRYHPITAGTIRSLPTDVVLSGYHIPAGVDVSVSSNLLLRNEHFVKEPNKYMPERWLRNDAEGKKYQLENPFLYLPFGFGPRLCVGKRIAELELEVTLARLVRNFVIEFNYSTENAFILKMINIPAIPLKFKFEERKE from the exons ATGTTATCGCATTATCTAATGCCAATGATGGGACGTTCGTTGAGGGCGACTTCGTTAAGGCGATATGCGGCAGCGGTGCCACAGCCCCAG TTAAGTGAAAAAGCTATTGCTTCGGATAATTTGGAAAATGCGCGTCCGTTTTCGGAGATGCCCGGTCCAAGCAAATATGAACTGATACGTGGTTTTATGCCAGGAG GGGAATATTCTAAGCAAGGATTTGTGGAAGCAATAGGAAACATGCAAAAAAAGTACGGCGACATTTTCTACTTTCCCGCCATATTCGGCAGACCGAAAATGGTAATTGATCTAAATCCAGCAGACTATCCCATCATATTCCGCAATGAAGGGATATGGCCTGAGCGCCGTGGCTTCGAGACATTCGCCTACCATCGGAACGTACATCGCGCAGACTTCTTTCAAGGCATTAATGGACTTATCTCAAC AGCTGGCGAGGATTGGGCCAAAATTCGCACAGCAGTTAATCCGATTATGATGCAGCCGAAGAATGCCAGACTTTACCTGAATACGATATTGGAAATTAACGATGAGTTCCTAGAAAG aattcGTGACACACGTGATCCGGATACACTCGAAGTACCTGGTGACTTCCACGACGATATGAATCGTCTAACATTGGAAGGCGTTGTGGGTGTTGCACTCAACACTCGTCTGGGCATGATACATAAAAATCGTGACAGTGCCGAATGTAAATTACTTTTGAAATCGATACGCAACTTTTTTGACTACTCCGAAGATTTGGAAATAAAACCATCCTTTTGGAAGATCGTCAAAACACCAAAATTCTACAAGCTGATGGACACATTAGATACCCTAACTGATCTATGTAACACTTACATTGATCAGGCGCTGAGGCAAATTGAATCAGATAAAGATGGCAAACTTACCTCAGAGGGGGGTAAGGAGAAGAGTGTATTGGAGAAACTATTGCGCATTGATCGTCGAATCGCTGTGGTAATGGCGCTAGACATGATGATGGCTGGAGTTGATACG ACAAGCTCCACCTTGGCTGGCATCCTATTATGTATTGCCAAGAATCCCGACAAACAAGCTAAACTCTTCGAGGAACTCAAGCGTATACTGCCAAACAAAGATTCCCAATTGAGTATAGAGAATATGCAAAATCTACCTTATTTGCGCGCTTGTATTAAAGAGGGCATACGCTATCATCCCATAACTGCGGGCACAATACGTAGCCTACCTACCGATGTGGTGTTGAGTGGCTATCACATTCCAGCTGGAGTTGATGTCTCGGTCAGTTCGAATTTATTGTTGCGCAATGAACATTTTGTGAAGGAGCCGAATAAATACATGCCCGAACGTTGGTTACGCAATGACGCCGAAGGCAAGAAATATCAGCTAGAAAATCCATTTCTATATCTTCCTTTCGGTTTTGGTCCACGCCTCTGTGTGGGTAAACGTATTGCTGAGCTGGAGTTGGAGGTGACTTTGGCGCGTTTGGTGCGAAATTTCGTAATTGAATTCAACTATTCCACGGAGAACGCTTTCATACTCAAAATGATTAATATCCCAGCTATACCACtgaaatttaagtttgaggagAGGAAGGAATAA